From the Manihot esculenta cultivar AM560-2 chromosome 3, M.esculenta_v8, whole genome shotgun sequence genome, one window contains:
- the LOC110611659 gene encoding putative UPF0481 protein At3g02645: MAIEDCVTIQINEKLTGESPVFSDHCIFKVPKELRSVNEEAYEPQLIAIGPYHHGKDHLLAMENHKIRYLQSLLQRSAQNDVLRYVQTVRSLEERARKCYAEPLSFDHDEFVEMMLIDGCFIIEFICKLLQDDKEDPLLRSNHMLTRFMLDLLLLENQLPFFILSELLVTSNVISGQESTFITLILAIYETFLPGPLCNSSLANTPENMIQIKNLLGLLHDHWQPSPARLEVYKKMGQAEERGFTRCATELKDVGIKFKSAVERNNLFDIDFVNSTIKIPKIQIGDKTECVLRNLIAYEQLTSSTSPKYFTDYTVFMDSLINSKKDVELLCRQGIIDNWKGDDETIAILFNMLGEHVFCERDLYGDIVNNINQHCKKRRNLWMAKLRHDYFQNPWSLISVLAAIMLLLLSMTQTVYSVLSYYK, from the coding sequence ATGGCGATTGAAGACTGCGTAACGATTCAGATTAATGAAAAGCTTACAGGTGAATCCCCTGTATTCTCAGATCATTGCATTTTCAAAGTGCCAAAGGAACTACGGAGCGTGAATGAAGAGGCCTATGAACCGCAACTAATTGCAATTGGTCCTTATCACCATGGGAAAGACCATTTACTTGCCATGGAAAATCACAAAATACGGTATCTTCAAAGTCTCCTTCAACGAAGTGCTCAAAACGATGTATTAAGGTATGTGCAGACCGTAAGAAGTTTGGAAGAAAGAGCTCGTAAATGTTATGCAGAGCCTTTAAGCTTTGACCATGATGAATTCGTTGAAATGATGCTTATTGATGGTTGCTTTATTATTGAGTTTATATGCAAATTGCTACAAGATGATAAAGAAGACCCTCTTTTAAGATCTAATCATATGTTGACTAGATTCATGCTGGACCTGCTACTGCTTGAAAATCAACTTCCATTCTTCATACTAAGTGAGTTGCTTGTCACAAGCAATGTGATTTCGGGCCAAGAAAGCACCTTCATTACATTGATTTTGGCAATCTATGAAACTTTTCTACCAGGCCCACTGTGTAATTCAAGTCTCGCAAACACTCCAGAAAATATGATACAAATCAAGAACCTACTGGGATTATTGCATGACCACTGGCAACCTTCCCCTGCAAGACTAGAGGTTTATAAGAAAATGGGACAAGCCGAGGAAAGAGGTTTTACGCGCTGTGCCACAGAGCTCAAAGATGTCGGGATTAAGTTCAAGAGTGCTGTTGAGAGAAATAACTTGTTCGATATAGATTTTGTAAACAGTACAATTAAAATCCCAAAAATACAAATTGGAGATAAAACAGAGTGTGTCTTGCGAAATCTCATAGCCTACGAGCAGTTGACCTCTTCCACAAGTCCAAAATACTTCACTGATTACACGGTATTCATGGATAGCCTCATCAATTCTAAAAAGGATGTGGAGCTACTTTGTCGCCAGGGGATCATTGATAACTGGAAGGGAGACGATGAAACCATTGCTATTCTATTCAACATGCTTGGGGAACATGTCTTCTGCGAAAGGGATCTCTACGGGGATATAGTGAACAATATAAACCAGCATTGCAAGAAACGAAGGAATCTGTGGATGGCCAAGTTGAGGCACGATTATTTTCAAAACCCATGGTCTCTCATTTCTGTTTTAGCTGCTATCATGCTGCTCCTTCTCTCCATGACTCAAACTGTTTATTCAGTTCTTTCTtattataagtaa
- the LOC110610625 gene encoding UPF0481 protein At3g47200, whose translation MAMAQGTRLRLGLCSFKHPFLWNISPSIASTTTTTAGAIQTCLCLPWLFRLLHSNALNPLPQRSPAFHGVRYMQRQLPFQRLFCSEATGDKEKMKKKPIANEDFVTMRINQKLTDKLTNKSPVFSDHCIFKVPKQLRIVNEEAYEPQLIAIGPYHHGKDHLLAMEDHKIRYLQSFLQRSAQKDVSRYVQTIRNLEEKARKSYAEPLSFEHDEFIEMMLIDGCFIIEFIHKMVEFDVQDPIMGSGHMYVRLMLDLLLLENQLPFFILWELLRTSNVISNPEINFTRLILKAYKHYLSGSGCDMSRAYTSAEMMQIKSILGLVHDNWQPSPERIEVYKKMRETKKPSSTRCATELKEAGIKFKSPKIEITDITECVLRNLIAYEQLTSFTSPKYFTDYMIFMDSLINSKKDVELLCRKGIIDNWKGDDETIAIIFNKLGEHVFCESTLYADIVNNVNEHCKKRRNLWMAQLRHDHFQSPWSVISLLTAIISVLVAIMLPLLP comes from the exons ATGGCTATGGCACAAGGAACCAGACTCAGACTCGGACTCTGCTCCTTCAAGCACCCATTTCTCTGGAATATTTCCCCTTCTATAGCttctaccaccaccaccaccgctGGAGCAATCCAGACTTGTCTCTGTCTTCCGTGGCTGTTCCGCCTTCTTCATTCCAATGCCTTGAACCCACTGCCACAACGATCTCCGGCGTTCCATGGAGTAAGATATATGCAACGGCAACTGCCTTTTCAAAGATTATTCTGCTCCGAGGCCACTGGTGACAAggagaagatgaagaagaaaccG ATAGCAAATGAAGATTTTGTAACGATGCGAATTAATCAAAAGCTTACAGATAAGCTTACAAATAAATCCCCTGTATTCTCAGATCATTGCATTTTCAAAGTGCCAAAACAACTACGAATTGTGAATGAAGAGGCATATGAACCGCAACTAATTGCAATTGGTCCTTATCACCATGGGAAAGATCATTTACTTGCCATGGAAGATCACAAAATACGGTATCTTCAAAGCTTCCTTCAACGAAGTGCACAGAAAGATGTATCAAGGTATGTGCAGACCATAAGAAATTTGGAAGAAAAAGCTCGTAAATCTTATGCAGAGCCTTTAAGCTTTGAGCATGATGAATTCATTGAAATGATGCTTATTGATGGTTGCTTTATTATTGAGTTTATACACAAAATGGTTGAATTTGATGTGCAAGACCCTATTATGGGGTCTGGACATATGTATGTTAGATTAATGCTGGACTTGTTATTACTTGAAAATCAACTTCCATTCTTCATACTATGGGAGCTGCTTAGGACGAGCAATGTGATATCAAACCCAGAAATCAACTTCACTAGGTTGATTTTGAAAGCCTATAAGCATTATTTATCAGGCTCAGGCTGTGATATGAGTCGTGCATACACTTCAGCAGAGATGATGCAAATTAAAAGTATTTTGGGATTAGTACATGACAACTGGCAACCTTCCCCCGAAAGAATAGAGGTTtataagaaaatgagagaaaccAAGAAACCAAGTAGTACGCGCTGTGCCACAGAGCTCAAAGAGGCCGGGATTAAGTTCAAGAGCCCAAAAATAGAAATCACAGATATAACAGAATGTGTCTTGCGAAATCTCATAGCCTATGAGCAGTTGACTTCTTTCACGAGTCCAAAATACTTCACTGATTACATGATATTCATGGATAGCCTCATCAATTCTAAAAAGGATGTGGAGCTACTTTGTCGCAAGGGGATCATTGATAACTGGAAGGGAGACGATGAAACCATTGCTATTATATTCAACAAGCTTGGGGAACACGTCTTTTGCGAAAGCACTCTCTACGCGGATATAGTGAACAATGTTAACGAGCATTGCAAGAAACGAAGGAATCTGTGGATGGCCCAGTTGAGGCACGATCATTTTCAAAGCCCATGGTCTGTCATTTCTCTTTTGACTGCTATCATTTCTGTTTTGGTTGCTATCATGCTGCCCCTTCTCCCATGA